One Streptomyces sp. CNQ-509 DNA window includes the following coding sequences:
- a CDS encoding FGGY-family carbohydrate kinase yields MGLLLGIDIGTSSSKGVLVRGDGTLVAQAVREHATSTPRPGWVEHDAEEVWWADFTALAAELTTAAEEGIDAVGVSGIGPCLLPVDAAGAPLRPAILYGVDTRAGAEIEAQTARYGAEAVIAQCGSPLTSQAVGPKLEWLRRHEPEVYARTRRWYMASSLLAHRLTGAYVLDHHSASQCTPLYDLRERRWIAERCEEIAPGLEWPELVWPADVVGEVTPAAAAATGLPAGIPVVAGTVDAWAESTAVGATGAGDLMLMYGTTMFLVNVVEEPVSSPKLWGTAGAFAGTYCLAAGMATSGAVTGWLRDLTGSDYATLVAEAAAVPPGAEGLLMLPYFAGERTPLFDPDARGLVHGLTLRHTRGHLYRAALEATAYGVRHNLAAMTGAGGAPARLVAVGGGARELWTQIVSDVTGREQEIPRHLIGAAYGDAFLAAVGAGTAAPADIAAWNPVESTVTPDPAAGAVYADLYGHYLDLYPATKDVAHALAARQHADA; encoded by the coding sequence ATGGGGCTCCTCCTCGGCATCGACATCGGCACCTCGTCGTCCAAGGGCGTGCTCGTCCGCGGTGACGGCACGCTCGTCGCCCAGGCCGTACGCGAACACGCCACCTCCACCCCGCGGCCGGGGTGGGTCGAGCACGATGCCGAGGAGGTGTGGTGGGCGGACTTCACGGCGCTGGCCGCGGAGCTGACCACCGCGGCGGAGGAGGGGATCGACGCCGTGGGGGTCAGCGGCATCGGGCCCTGCCTGCTGCCCGTCGACGCCGCCGGCGCCCCGCTGCGGCCCGCGATCCTCTACGGGGTCGACACCCGGGCCGGCGCCGAGATCGAGGCGCAGACCGCCAGGTACGGCGCGGAGGCGGTCATCGCGCAGTGCGGCTCGCCGCTGACCAGCCAGGCCGTGGGGCCGAAGCTGGAGTGGCTGCGCCGGCACGAGCCGGAGGTCTACGCCCGTACCCGCCGCTGGTACATGGCCAGTTCGCTCCTGGCGCACCGGCTCACCGGCGCGTACGTCCTGGACCACCACTCCGCGAGCCAGTGCACGCCGCTGTACGACCTGCGCGAGCGGCGCTGGATCGCGGAGCGGTGTGAGGAGATCGCGCCGGGCCTTGAGTGGCCGGAACTGGTGTGGCCCGCCGACGTCGTCGGCGAGGTCACACCGGCCGCCGCTGCCGCCACGGGCCTGCCCGCGGGCATCCCCGTCGTCGCCGGCACCGTCGACGCCTGGGCGGAGTCCACGGCGGTCGGCGCCACCGGCGCGGGCGATCTGATGCTCATGTACGGCACGACCATGTTCCTGGTCAACGTGGTCGAGGAGCCGGTGTCCAGCCCGAAGCTGTGGGGTACGGCGGGCGCGTTCGCCGGTACGTACTGCCTCGCCGCGGGCATGGCCACCTCCGGCGCCGTCACGGGCTGGCTGCGCGACCTCACCGGCTCCGACTACGCCACCCTCGTCGCCGAGGCCGCCGCCGTCCCGCCGGGTGCCGAAGGGCTGCTGATGCTCCCCTACTTCGCGGGCGAGCGCACCCCGCTCTTCGACCCCGACGCCCGCGGCCTCGTCCACGGCCTCACGCTGCGCCACACCCGCGGCCACCTCTACCGCGCCGCGCTGGAGGCCACCGCGTACGGCGTCCGCCACAACCTCGCCGCGATGACCGGGGCCGGCGGCGCACCGGCCCGCCTCGTCGCGGTCGGCGGCGGCGCGCGCGAGCTGTGGACGCAGATCGTCTCCGACGTCACCGGCAGGGAGCAGGAGATCCCCAGGCACCTGATCGGCGCCGCGTACGGTGATGCGTTCCTGGCGGCGGTCGGCGCCGGTACGGCGGCACCGGCGGACATCGCCGCCTGGAACCCGGTCGAGTCGACCGTCACCCCGGACCCCGCCGCGGGCGCCGTCTACGCGGACCTCTACGGCCACTACCTCGACCTCTACCCGGCGACGAAGGACGTCGCCCACGCGCTCGCCGCCCGCCAGCACGCGGACGCCTGA
- a CDS encoding dihydrofolate reductase family protein — protein MRKLVYYIAATLDGFIAGPDGADPTGPGGFWPLPADYVQYLAAHYPETLPFMAREALGVTAEGSSFDTVLEGRKSYEIGLAAGVPDAYPHLRHLVFSTTLGESPAAAVEVVAGDPVARVAELKQEDGKDIWLIGGGALAGALYGEIDRLIVKLAPVTTGAGIPLFGREAAFDPRVWKLTAHEAVESGALFLTYDR, from the coding sequence GTGCGCAAGCTCGTCTACTACATCGCCGCCACCCTCGACGGCTTCATCGCGGGACCGGACGGCGCCGACCCGACGGGCCCCGGCGGCTTCTGGCCGCTGCCCGCGGACTACGTGCAGTACCTCGCCGCGCACTACCCCGAGACGCTGCCCTTCATGGCCCGCGAGGCGCTGGGCGTCACTGCGGAGGGCAGCAGCTTCGACACGGTGCTGGAGGGGCGCAAGTCGTACGAGATCGGGCTGGCGGCCGGCGTCCCCGACGCGTACCCGCACCTGCGCCACCTGGTCTTCTCCACGACCCTGGGGGAGAGCCCGGCCGCGGCGGTCGAGGTCGTCGCCGGGGATCCGGTCGCGCGGGTGGCGGAGCTGAAGCAGGAGGACGGCAAGGACATCTGGCTGATCGGCGGCGGCGCGCTGGCGGGGGCGCTGTACGGGGAGATCGACCGGCTGATCGTGAAGCTGGCGCCGGTGACGACGGGCGCGGGGATCCCGCTCTTCGGCCGCGAGGCGGCGTTCGACCCGCGGGTGTGGAAGCTGACGGCGCACGAGGCGGTGGAGAGCGGGGCGTTGTTCCTGACGTACGACCGATGA
- a CDS encoding PP2C family protein-serine/threonine phosphatase: protein MGPGPTWRGQRTESGPVIDYEAVFQAMPTAAALFTTDLAYLDANDAYCSTSGRSRSQLIGRYVFDVFPDNPDNPEASGTRNLAASLRRVAATGQRDAMALQRYDVESPDQPGVWEERYWSLVNAPVFAPDGTVALLLHRVEEVTELVRARGGDERTQVLEADLYARGRELQELNERLRLAHAREHEVALQLQDAMLPAPNPLGHHRAAVRYRPAVASLNVCGDWYDIADRPGGDGTVVAVGDVVGHGLRAAGVMGQLRSALSAASLVAGGPAQALEVLGRYARNVDAAATATAAAVFIDWAGCSLTYSSAGHLPPALWRPDGTVTYLAQATDPPLGVRPERSARPEARVAFTEGCALVLYTDGLVERRNEDIDVGLARLADSIARHGAADPEQLADALLADLIPPTGLTDDTALVVVRL, encoded by the coding sequence ATGGGACCGGGACCTACGTGGCGCGGGCAACGGACGGAGAGCGGACCCGTGATCGACTACGAGGCCGTCTTCCAGGCCATGCCGACGGCGGCGGCGCTGTTCACCACGGACCTGGCCTACCTGGACGCCAACGATGCGTACTGCTCGACGTCGGGGCGGAGCCGCAGTCAGTTGATCGGCCGCTATGTCTTCGACGTCTTTCCCGACAACCCCGACAACCCCGAGGCGAGCGGCACGCGCAACCTGGCCGCCTCCCTGCGCCGGGTCGCGGCCACCGGGCAGCGCGACGCCATGGCCCTGCAGCGCTACGACGTGGAGTCGCCCGACCAGCCCGGGGTGTGGGAGGAGCGGTACTGGAGCCTGGTGAACGCGCCCGTCTTCGCGCCGGACGGGACCGTGGCCCTGCTGCTGCACCGGGTCGAGGAGGTCACCGAACTCGTCCGGGCGCGCGGCGGCGACGAGCGCACCCAGGTGCTTGAGGCCGACCTCTACGCCCGAGGCCGGGAGCTGCAGGAGCTCAACGAGCGTCTGCGCCTGGCGCACGCACGCGAGCACGAGGTCGCCCTCCAGCTTCAGGATGCGATGCTGCCCGCGCCCAACCCGCTCGGTCACCACCGGGCCGCGGTGCGCTACCGGCCCGCTGTCGCGTCCCTGAACGTCTGCGGCGACTGGTACGACATCGCCGACCGGCCCGGCGGCGACGGCACCGTCGTCGCCGTCGGCGACGTGGTCGGCCACGGACTGCGGGCAGCGGGTGTCATGGGCCAGCTCCGCAGCGCGCTCTCCGCCGCCTCGCTCGTCGCGGGCGGCCCCGCCCAGGCCCTGGAAGTCCTCGGCCGGTACGCCCGGAACGTCGACGCCGCGGCCACCGCCACCGCCGCCGCCGTGTTCATCGACTGGGCCGGCTGCTCCCTCACGTACAGCAGCGCCGGCCACCTGCCTCCCGCGCTCTGGCGTCCGGACGGCACCGTCACCTACCTCGCACAGGCCACCGATCCGCCTCTCGGCGTGCGCCCCGAGCGCAGCGCCCGCCCCGAGGCCCGGGTGGCGTTCACCGAGGGCTGTGCCCTCGTCCTGTACACCGACGGTCTCGTCGAGCGCCGGAACGAGGACATCGACGTCGGCCTGGCGCGGCTGGCCGATTCGATCGCCCGTCACGGCGCCGCAGATCCCGAGCAGCTCGCCGACGCACTGCTGGCCGACCTCATCCCCCCCACCGGCCTCACCGACGACACCGCCCTGGTGGTCGTCCGCCTGTAA
- a CDS encoding AAA family ATPase: MSDPTPTTGTAPSPAPPAPLVRERAHLAASRTALRAMRADAEALDLTDVTASWVSGEVLQAEIDLRIKALADLADTPLFFGRLDYAREGSPGEHFYIGRRHVHDADGDPMVIDWRAPVSQPFYRASKQDPMDVSLRRRFGYDRGEITAYEDEHLTDPHEAAKSSALLQREIERPRVGPMRDIVATIQPEQDEIVRAEIGGTVCVQGAPGTGKTAVGLHRVAYLLYAHRERLARTGTLVIGPNDSFLRYIEQVLPTLGELDVKQATVAELVAHVEVRGSDPAPVARLKGDARMAEVLRRAVRAGVTMPTEPVVVVRGSRRWRVPAYEVEELVRELLARDIRYNSAREALPQRIAHAVLVRMERAGEAPDDRVQDAVARNPAVKAAVKAIWPAVDPVKLVLRLLSDAGFLAAHAEGILDADEQRLLLWEKAPRGVRSARWSAADAVLIDEARDVVERTPSLGHVVLDEAQDLSPMQYRAVGRRCSTGSATVLGDIAQGTTPWATESWAVALAHLGKPDAVVEELTQGFRVPREVIAYASRLLPSIAPGLKEATSIRESAGDLAVRALPRAALDGSVAEACGSVLRTREGSVGLIAADGRVAALGAALAAAGLPFLSPGEETSSEARLTLVPASLAKGLEYDYVVLDDPATIVAAEPDVRTGLRRLYVCLTRAVSGLTVLHAEPLPPELAV; encoded by the coding sequence ATGTCCGACCCCACCCCTACGACCGGCACCGCCCCCAGCCCCGCTCCCCCCGCCCCCCTCGTCCGCGAGCGGGCCCACCTCGCCGCGTCCCGTACCGCACTGCGCGCCATGCGCGCCGACGCCGAGGCGCTCGACCTCACGGACGTCACCGCGAGCTGGGTGAGCGGCGAAGTCCTCCAGGCCGAGATCGACCTGCGGATCAAGGCCCTCGCCGACCTCGCCGACACCCCGCTCTTCTTCGGGCGGCTCGACTACGCGCGGGAGGGGAGCCCCGGGGAGCACTTCTACATCGGGCGGCGGCACGTGCACGACGCCGACGGGGACCCGATGGTGATCGACTGGCGGGCGCCGGTCTCGCAGCCCTTCTACCGGGCGTCGAAGCAGGACCCCATGGATGTGTCCCTCCGCCGCCGGTTCGGGTACGACCGCGGGGAGATCACGGCGTACGAGGACGAGCATCTGACCGACCCCCACGAGGCGGCAAAGTCGAGCGCCCTCCTCCAGCGGGAGATCGAGCGGCCGCGCGTCGGGCCGATGCGGGACATCGTGGCGACGATCCAGCCCGAGCAGGACGAGATCGTGCGGGCGGAGATCGGCGGGACGGTGTGCGTGCAGGGGGCGCCGGGGACGGGGAAGACGGCGGTGGGGCTGCACCGGGTGGCGTACCTGCTGTATGCGCACCGGGAGCGGCTGGCGCGCACGGGGACGCTGGTGATCGGGCCGAACGACTCCTTCCTGCGGTACATCGAGCAGGTGCTGCCGACGCTGGGCGAGCTGGACGTGAAGCAGGCGACGGTGGCGGAGCTGGTGGCGCACGTGGAGGTGCGGGGGTCCGATCCGGCGCCGGTGGCGCGGCTCAAGGGCGACGCGCGGATGGCGGAGGTGCTGCGGCGGGCGGTACGGGCCGGGGTGACGATGCCGACCGAGCCGGTCGTGGTGGTGCGCGGGTCGCGGCGGTGGCGGGTGCCCGCATACGAGGTGGAGGAGCTGGTACGGGAGCTGCTCGCGCGGGACATCCGCTACAACTCGGCGCGGGAGGCGCTGCCGCAGCGCATCGCGCACGCCGTGCTCGTACGGATGGAGCGGGCCGGGGAGGCGCCGGACGACCGGGTGCAGGACGCGGTGGCGCGGAACCCGGCGGTCAAGGCGGCGGTGAAGGCGATCTGGCCGGCGGTGGACCCGGTGAAGCTGGTGCTGCGGCTGCTGTCGGACGCCGGCTTCCTCGCCGCGCACGCGGAGGGGATCCTCGACGCGGACGAGCAGCGGCTGCTGCTGTGGGAGAAGGCGCCGCGGGGGGTGCGCTCTGCGCGGTGGTCGGCGGCGGACGCGGTGCTGATCGACGAGGCGCGGGACGTGGTCGAGCGGACGCCGTCGCTGGGGCACGTGGTGCTGGACGAGGCGCAGGATCTGTCGCCGATGCAGTACCGGGCGGTGGGGCGGCGGTGTTCGACGGGGTCGGCGACGGTGCTGGGGGACATCGCGCAGGGGACGACGCCGTGGGCGACGGAGAGCTGGGCGGTCGCCCTCGCGCACCTGGGGAAGCCGGACGCGGTGGTGGAGGAGCTGACGCAGGGCTTCCGGGTGCCGCGGGAGGTCATCGCGTACGCGTCGCGGCTGCTGCCTTCGATCGCGCCGGGGCTGAAGGAGGCGACGTCGATCCGCGAGTCGGCCGGGGACCTGGCGGTACGGGCGCTGCCGCGGGCCGCGCTGGACGGCTCGGTGGCGGAGGCGTGCGGGTCGGTGCTGCGGACCCGGGAGGGCTCGGTGGGGCTGATCGCGGCGGACGGGCGGGTGGCCGCGCTCGGGGCGGCGCTGGCGGCGGCGGGGCTGCCGTTCCTGTCGCCGGGTGAGGAGACGTCGTCGGAGGCGCGGCTGACGCTGGTGCCGGCGTCGCTGGCGAAGGGCCTGGAGTACGACTACGTCGTGCTGGACGACCCGGCGACGATCGTGGCGGCGGAGCCGGACGTACGGACGGGGCTGCGGCGGCTGTACGTGTGCCTGACGCGGGCGGTGTCGGGGCTGACGGTGCTGCACGCGGAGCCGCTGCCGCCGGAGCTGGCGGTGTGA
- a CDS encoding PQQ-binding-like beta-propeller repeat protein: MRVIADRYELVAFVGRGGMGEVWEGRDRVIGRRVAVKLLPDHQHGPAADLFFREARTAGGLNHRGVVTVHDLGRDPGDGTLYLVMEYVAGRNVAVVLREDGPPSPAVGVEWAAQTTAALAAAHDAGVVHRDLKPANLMLTTGGEVKILDFGIARFMAATDKSSQVMGTLAYMPPERFAQHSGDARSDLYAIGCILHELLTGQVPFDADDPVSLMTAHLTRAPEAPSVRRSGIPVALDDLVLRLLAKEPADRPQSAASVHDELRALDLASVRPQEPGPADADGSRAVTPTPTATPTAPGTPPAPAPADPPPYAPPAPGQPPAAHRLPTRTAAPAAPGNAPGAGGGPAAPGRRRALLYGLGGAVVLVAGGGLALALATDDGAKRADGGGSGATGPEADAAPKRKVRPWRYDITSEPPTACAVADGVLYVSADFRITALDARTGKKLWAGPRFSFLPDQPTAADGTVYVGGGEELWALDADGKKKWTFPTGDRIRSRPTVSGGIAGIVYCTSLDTNVYAVHADGGRKAWSFPCGDELYSSPTVADGTVYVGCAGKDNTLYALDAASGDLKWTFPADKGFPQAPLVSGGLVYAGAGDGRLYAIHADEGTKKWSIEGTAATKQTLYLADDTVYAAGDDGRVHAFDASSGDKKWTNEGMSTVNPTQLAVAGGLVYFGETLSDVGSVRALDTGDGSERWTTSTLSSLSPGNRENGPVTAYDFVYVTNENGVVALDAATGAAPDLGPA, translated from the coding sequence GTGCGGGTCATCGCCGACAGGTACGAACTGGTGGCGTTCGTGGGCCGGGGCGGCATGGGGGAGGTCTGGGAGGGCCGGGACCGGGTCATCGGGCGCCGCGTCGCGGTCAAACTGCTGCCGGACCACCAACACGGGCCCGCCGCCGACCTGTTCTTCCGCGAGGCGCGCACCGCGGGCGGGCTGAACCACCGCGGCGTCGTCACCGTCCACGACCTGGGCCGCGACCCGGGTGACGGCACACTCTACCTCGTCATGGAGTACGTGGCCGGGCGCAACGTCGCCGTCGTGCTGCGCGAGGACGGCCCGCCGTCGCCCGCGGTGGGCGTCGAGTGGGCCGCCCAGACCACCGCCGCGCTGGCCGCCGCGCACGACGCGGGTGTGGTGCACCGGGACCTCAAGCCCGCCAACCTCATGCTCACCACCGGCGGCGAGGTGAAGATCCTCGACTTCGGCATCGCCCGCTTCATGGCCGCCACCGACAAGTCCAGCCAGGTCATGGGCACCCTCGCCTACATGCCCCCGGAGCGGTTCGCGCAGCACTCCGGCGACGCCCGCAGCGATCTGTACGCTATCGGCTGCATCCTGCACGAACTGCTTACCGGGCAGGTGCCGTTCGACGCGGACGACCCGGTGTCGCTGATGACCGCCCATCTGACCAGGGCGCCGGAGGCGCCGAGTGTGCGGCGCTCCGGGATTCCCGTCGCCCTCGATGACCTGGTGCTGCGGCTGCTCGCGAAGGAACCGGCCGACCGCCCGCAGTCCGCGGCCTCGGTCCACGACGAACTGCGGGCTCTGGACCTGGCTTCGGTGCGGCCGCAGGAGCCGGGCCCGGCGGACGCCGACGGCAGCCGGGCCGTCACTCCCACCCCGACCGCCACGCCCACCGCCCCCGGCACACCGCCGGCCCCGGCCCCGGCCGACCCGCCCCCGTACGCGCCGCCGGCCCCCGGACAGCCGCCCGCGGCCCACCGGTTGCCGACCCGGACGGCCGCTCCTGCCGCACCCGGGAACGCCCCGGGTGCGGGGGGCGGTCCCGCCGCGCCGGGGCGCCGCCGTGCGCTGCTGTACGGCCTGGGCGGAGCGGTGGTGCTGGTGGCCGGCGGCGGGCTCGCACTCGCCCTGGCCACGGACGACGGTGCCAAACGGGCCGACGGTGGCGGCTCCGGCGCCACCGGGCCGGAAGCGGACGCCGCCCCGAAGCGCAAAGTCCGCCCGTGGCGCTACGACATCACCAGCGAGCCGCCGACCGCATGCGCGGTGGCCGACGGTGTCCTGTACGTCTCGGCCGACTTCAGGATCACCGCCCTGGACGCGCGCACCGGAAAGAAGCTCTGGGCGGGCCCCAGGTTCTCCTTCCTCCCGGACCAGCCCACCGCCGCCGACGGGACGGTGTACGTGGGCGGCGGCGAAGAACTGTGGGCGCTGGACGCGGACGGAAAGAAGAAGTGGACCTTCCCCACCGGTGACCGGATACGCAGCAGGCCGACCGTGTCCGGCGGAATCGCCGGAATCGTCTACTGCACGAGCCTGGACACGAACGTGTACGCCGTGCACGCGGACGGAGGCCGGAAGGCGTGGAGCTTTCCGTGCGGGGACGAGCTTTACTCCTCCCCGACGGTCGCCGACGGCACCGTGTACGTCGGCTGCGCCGGGAAGGACAACACCCTCTACGCGCTGGACGCAGCCAGCGGCGACCTGAAGTGGACCTTCCCCGCGGACAAGGGCTTCCCACAGGCGCCCCTCGTGTCCGGCGGCCTCGTGTACGCCGGCGCCGGCGACGGGAGGCTTTACGCGATCCACGCCGACGAAGGCACCAAGAAGTGGTCGATCGAGGGGACCGCCGCAACGAAACAGACCCTCTACCTCGCGGACGACACGGTCTACGCCGCCGGTGACGACGGACGCGTCCACGCGTTCGACGCGTCGTCGGGCGACAAGAAGTGGACCAACGAGGGCATGTCGACGGTGAATCCCACGCAGCTCGCGGTAGCGGGGGGCCTCGTCTACTTCGGCGAGACCCTGAGCGATGTGGGCAGCGTCCGGGCCCTCGACACCGGTGACGGCTCCGAGCGCTGGACCACATCGACACTCTCCAGCCTGTCCCCGGGCAACCGGGAGAACGGCCCGGTCACGGCGTACGACTTCGTGTACGTCACCAACGAGAACGGCGTGGTGGCACTCGACGCGGCCACGGGCGCGGCCCCGGACCTGGGCCCGGCCTGA
- a CDS encoding GNAT family N-acetyltransferase — translation MRTGVDRADDGDTRVRPGTEDDLEELTRIYNHYIVETPITFDVEPLTVDQRRPWLESHPGRGPHRLLVAEEGGKILGYATSSPFRPKPAYSTSVETSVYLAPEHVGRGVGGLLYTSLFEVLEQEDVHLALAGVALPNEASERLHLRFGFRPVGVYEEVGRKFGRFWDVAWFQKTLAP, via the coding sequence ATGCGCACCGGGGTGGACAGAGCAGACGACGGGGATACGCGGGTACGGCCGGGAACCGAGGACGACCTCGAAGAGCTGACCCGCATCTACAACCACTACATCGTCGAGACGCCGATCACCTTCGACGTCGAGCCGCTCACCGTTGATCAGCGTCGCCCGTGGCTGGAGTCCCACCCGGGCCGGGGTCCGCACCGGCTGCTCGTGGCGGAGGAGGGCGGCAAGATCCTCGGCTATGCGACCAGCAGCCCGTTCCGCCCGAAACCGGCGTACTCGACCTCTGTCGAGACCAGCGTCTATCTGGCGCCCGAACACGTAGGGCGAGGTGTCGGGGGCCTGCTCTACACCTCCCTCTTCGAGGTGCTGGAGCAGGAGGACGTGCACCTGGCCCTCGCCGGGGTGGCGCTGCCGAACGAGGCGTCGGAGCGGCTCCATCTGCGCTTCGGGTTCCGGCCCGTCGGCGTGTACGAGGAGGTCGGGCGGAAGTTCGGTAGGTTCTGGGACGTCGCCTGGTTCCAGAAGACGCTCGCTCCCTGA
- a CDS encoding DUF397 domain-containing protein: MAMTWRKSSYSHDNGGDCIEVAADWRKSSYSDDNGGNCVEVATTPTTIPVRDSKDPHGPHLAFTPAAWDAFVAAVKREEFPTT; this comes from the coding sequence ATGGCCATGACCTGGCGTAAGAGCAGCTACAGCCACGACAACGGCGGCGACTGCATTGAGGTGGCCGCGGACTGGCGCAAGAGCAGCTACAGCGATGACAACGGCGGCAACTGTGTGGAGGTAGCCACCACCCCCACCACCATCCCCGTGCGCGATTCGAAAGACCCCCACGGCCCCCACCTGGCCTTCACTCCCGCCGCATGGGACGCCTTCGTCGCCGCCGTCAAGCGCGAGGAGTTCCCCACCACCTGA
- a CDS encoding helix-turn-helix transcriptional regulator: MTPRNATHRATGTTAAMFGDVLKHLREAAGMTQAELAKLIPCDRSYVARVETGTSVPPDTFAEKCDEVLGGNGLLARLWLKVDWYPDVAHPDWFERRAKMDAECVALRAYQEGVVPGLLQTELYAQALFARVSEDEEKVEERVRARLSRQQRFFSPQGPLYIAVIDESCLRNVVGGPEVMRMQCEHLLTAGQRANIQIQVAPADRPELIRPRGSMSLITLPDDEKWAYAEALDHGYFSGNPAAFEQHLRTYDVLRADAMSARESATLIGEFMEGYGQHGHDLA, from the coding sequence ATGACCCCACGCAACGCCACCCACCGCGCGACAGGTACGACGGCCGCGATGTTCGGCGACGTGCTGAAGCACTTGCGCGAGGCAGCAGGCATGACACAGGCGGAACTGGCGAAGCTCATCCCCTGCGACCGGTCGTACGTCGCGAGGGTCGAGACGGGGACGAGCGTTCCGCCGGACACGTTCGCGGAGAAGTGCGACGAAGTGCTGGGTGGTAACGGACTGTTAGCGCGGCTGTGGCTGAAGGTCGACTGGTACCCGGATGTGGCGCATCCGGACTGGTTCGAACGACGGGCGAAGATGGACGCGGAGTGCGTGGCGTTGCGGGCGTACCAGGAGGGAGTCGTGCCGGGTTTGCTACAGACCGAGTTGTACGCCCAGGCACTGTTCGCTCGTGTCTCGGAAGATGAGGAGAAGGTCGAGGAACGCGTACGAGCCAGGCTCAGCCGCCAGCAAAGGTTCTTCTCGCCGCAAGGCCCCTTGTACATCGCAGTAATCGACGAGAGTTGCCTGCGCAACGTCGTCGGCGGCCCGGAGGTCATGCGCATGCAGTGCGAACACCTGCTCACCGCAGGTCAGCGGGCCAACATCCAGATCCAGGTGGCCCCGGCCGACCGGCCCGAACTCATCCGCCCGCGCGGCTCGATGTCGCTGATCACGCTGCCGGACGACGAAAAATGGGCCTACGCGGAAGCACTTGACCATGGGTACTTCAGCGGGAATCCAGCGGCCTTCGAGCAACACCTGCGGACCTATGATGTGCTCAGGGCTGACGCCATGTCGGCTCGCGAATCCGCCACTCTGATCGGCGAGTTCATGGAGGGATACGGGCAGCATGGCCATGACCTGGCGTAA
- a CDS encoding ATP-binding protein yields MAEHGACGSEGMSREWSMGYVMGYRSVPLVRVHVRRQLALWRWGGDAQDAALVVSELVTNAIQYGRKIGRRVWVRLAVREDGSLVIDVSDPQTTQPPRMPDASPPGPEDERGRGLFLARGLGAEVSWFPREFAGKTVRATLEPARVPGVPRDEEVGGTLRLP; encoded by the coding sequence ATGGCCGAGCATGGAGCGTGCGGTTCGGAGGGGATGTCGCGCGAGTGGTCGATGGGGTACGTGATGGGCTACCGGTCCGTGCCGCTGGTGCGGGTGCACGTGCGGCGGCAGTTGGCGCTGTGGCGGTGGGGTGGGGACGCGCAGGACGCGGCGCTCGTGGTGTCGGAGTTGGTGACGAACGCGATCCAGTACGGGCGGAAGATCGGGCGCCGGGTGTGGGTGCGGTTGGCCGTGCGGGAGGACGGTTCACTGGTGATCGACGTATCGGACCCGCAGACGACGCAGCCGCCGCGGATGCCGGACGCGTCGCCGCCGGGGCCGGAGGACGAGCGGGGGAGGGGGCTGTTCCTGGCCCGGGGGCTGGGGGCGGAGGTGTCGTGGTTCCCGCGCGAGTTCGCCGGCAAGACCGTACGGGCGACGCTGGAGCCGGCGCGGGTGCCGGGGGTGCCGCGGGACGAGGAAGTCGGGGGAACCCTGAGACTTCCGTAG
- a CDS encoding sulfotransferase family protein, with protein MLEVIGAGVGRTGTLSLKTALERLGFGPCHHMLGLFEDPEQIPMWEAASRGEPVDWRRVYATYGSTVDWPGARFWREIAGAFPEAKVVLTVRDPESWYASAASSIYATAVAPPPPDVGESFLRLRDMSLEVIWDGVFDGRFTEKEHALKVFAEHEAAVREEIPADRLLVFRVSEGWEPLCAFLGVPVPDEPFPRSNERGRFVDEVRERSTAAAER; from the coding sequence ATGCTGGAAGTCATCGGCGCGGGAGTCGGCCGTACGGGAACGCTGTCGCTCAAGACGGCGCTGGAACGGCTGGGCTTCGGCCCGTGCCACCACATGCTGGGCCTCTTCGAGGACCCGGAGCAGATCCCGATGTGGGAGGCGGCGTCGCGCGGCGAGCCCGTGGACTGGCGCCGGGTGTACGCGACGTACGGCTCGACGGTGGACTGGCCGGGCGCCCGCTTCTGGCGGGAGATAGCGGGGGCGTTCCCCGAGGCGAAGGTGGTGCTGACGGTACGGGACCCGGAGAGCTGGTACGCGAGCGCGGCGAGCAGCATCTACGCCACGGCGGTGGCCCCGCCCCCGCCGGACGTGGGCGAGTCGTTCCTGCGGCTGCGGGACATGTCGCTCGAAGTCATCTGGGACGGCGTGTTCGACGGCCGCTTCACGGAGAAGGAGCACGCGCTGAAGGTCTTCGCGGAGCACGAGGCGGCGGTACGGGAGGAGATACCCGCGGACCGGCTGCTGGTGTTCCGGGTGAGCGAGGGCTGGGAGCCGCTCTGCGCGTTCCTGGGCGTCCCGGTGCCGGACGAGCCGTTCCCGAGGAGCAACGAGAGGGGCAGGTTCGTGGACGAGGTGAGGGAGCGGAGCACGGCGGCAGCCGAGAGGTAG